The following coding sequences are from one Paenibacillus sp. JDR-2 window:
- a CDS encoding DUF4321 domain-containing protein has translation MKKNGWILLLFLVLGLVAGALVARWLEPVSGISFLTKTIDTTWSPAVDLYVLSLDLNVHVQISLFSIIGALAAIWLYRKM, from the coding sequence ATGAAGAAAAACGGCTGGATTTTATTGCTTTTCCTCGTGCTGGGCTTAGTGGCCGGCGCACTCGTTGCGCGATGGCTGGAGCCAGTATCCGGAATCTCTTTTTTGACCAAAACAATCGATACAACCTGGTCTCCTGCCGTTGATCTGTATGTGCTCAGCCTGGATCTGAATGTACATGTTCAAATTAGCTTATTCAGTATTATTGGCGCTCTAGCCGCTATTTGGTTATATCGTAAAATGTAA
- the radC gene encoding RadC family protein: protein MEQGNLLRNVPHEERPRERMMQYGAEALSHTELLAILLRTGTKQESAVHLAGKILKECGSLRNLLDMSMSELTAIKGIGPVKAVQLRAGIELGRRIVRSGQGELVTVRKPQDAANYVMEEMRYLKKEHFVCLFLNTKNHIIARETLSVGTLNASLVHPREVFRAAVKAGSASIICVHNHPSGDPMPSPEDITLTKRLVEAGELMGIEVLDHLVIGDGRFISLKEHGYM from the coding sequence ATGGAGCAAGGCAATCTGTTACGAAATGTCCCCCATGAAGAGCGACCAAGAGAACGCATGATGCAATATGGGGCCGAAGCGCTTAGCCATACCGAATTGCTTGCGATTCTGCTGCGTACGGGTACAAAGCAGGAATCGGCTGTGCATTTGGCTGGTAAAATATTGAAAGAATGCGGAAGCTTGCGAAATTTGCTTGATATGAGCATGAGCGAGCTGACGGCAATAAAAGGGATCGGACCGGTAAAAGCGGTCCAGCTGCGGGCCGGAATCGAGCTTGGACGCCGTATCGTACGGAGCGGACAAGGCGAGCTTGTGACGGTACGTAAACCGCAGGATGCTGCGAACTATGTGATGGAAGAGATGCGCTACCTGAAAAAGGAGCACTTCGTCTGCCTGTTTCTGAATACGAAGAACCATATTATTGCCCGGGAAACGTTATCGGTCGGCACGCTTAACGCGTCTCTTGTTCATCCAAGAGAAGTTTTTAGGGCGGCCGTGAAGGCCGGCAGCGCTTCAATTATTTGTGTTCATAATCATCCGAGCGGAGACCCTATGCCAAGCCCGGAGGACATCACATTAACGAAGCGTCTTGTGGAGGCTGGTGAACTGATGGGGATTGAAGTGCTGGACCATTTGGTCATCGGGGATGGAAGGTTTATCAGTTTGAAGGAACATGGTTACATGTAA
- a CDS encoding Maf family protein — protein MSKYESTKPISQLVLASSSPRRKELVASLGLSLPVYILSSDADESVPSDWAPAHIVEQLALRKAHATAAILKDRREENHSLVVGADTIVVVDGRVLGKPKDHEEALSMLRSLQGREHEVYTGVACVVAETGAETSAHRMTKVYMKPMRDEVLKRYIATGEPDDKAGAYGIQGLGATLVEKIDGCYFNVVGLPVSLLSDMLAHYEIQVF, from the coding sequence TTGAGCAAGTATGAATCGACTAAACCGATCAGCCAGCTTGTGCTGGCATCGTCGTCACCGCGCCGGAAGGAACTGGTCGCATCGCTGGGCCTTTCCTTGCCGGTTTATATTTTGTCCTCTGATGCCGACGAGTCGGTACCTTCCGATTGGGCGCCTGCACATATTGTCGAGCAGTTGGCTCTCCGTAAGGCGCATGCGACGGCAGCAATTCTGAAGGATCGCCGGGAAGAGAACCATTCTCTCGTGGTTGGAGCAGACACGATTGTTGTTGTAGACGGCCGGGTGCTTGGCAAGCCGAAGGACCATGAAGAGGCATTGTCCATGCTGCGAAGCCTTCAAGGGCGCGAGCATGAGGTTTATACGGGAGTGGCTTGCGTGGTTGCGGAGACCGGTGCCGAGACCTCCGCGCATCGGATGACGAAGGTTTATATGAAGCCGATGCGAGATGAAGTACTGAAGCGGTATATCGCAACGGGCGAACCCGATGATAAAGCGGGTGCTTACGGGATTCAAGGACTTGGCGCAACGCTGGTCGAGAAGATTGACGGCTGTTATTTTAATGTCGTTGGCTTGCCGGTGTCCCTGTTGTCGGACATGCTTGCTCATTATGAAATTCAGGTTTTCTAA
- a CDS encoding peptidoglycan DD-metalloendopeptidase family protein, translated as MSKKDGIRERRQEKIRQLLEQQERQAKLWQQQERKQEQQVMPAKVRPVKEKQNPRYEEQSFLPVPYHMDTGGGDELDPEKLWKTNPHPWLGWESGDGKNGRHGGDIASIYESINEGGGRRPFFRSELKWKVIIAALLFAAIWGVFHNESPLAQKGQTIVKNALTDEMDFTAVATWYKETFAGAPSFIPIFNHNTKEAESANGSVELPVVSPLPSGAIVRTFAELLNGVELAGTSKEEVSAIETGRVLVVSEAENGSGFTVVIEHANGRDSVYGKLGAANVKQNDWVEAGDGIGTLKETASEEPSLLYFAIRQNNQYVDPVGVIPID; from the coding sequence ATGAGTAAAAAAGACGGTATCAGAGAGCGGCGTCAGGAGAAAATCAGACAGCTGCTGGAGCAGCAGGAAAGGCAGGCCAAGCTGTGGCAGCAGCAGGAGCGTAAACAGGAGCAGCAGGTCATGCCGGCCAAGGTACGGCCGGTTAAGGAAAAACAGAATCCGAGGTACGAGGAGCAGTCCTTTTTGCCTGTGCCCTATCATATGGATACGGGCGGCGGGGACGAGCTTGACCCGGAGAAGCTGTGGAAAACCAATCCGCATCCATGGCTGGGCTGGGAGTCCGGTGATGGGAAAAACGGCCGCCATGGAGGCGATATCGCTTCGATTTACGAGTCGATTAACGAAGGCGGCGGCCGCAGGCCCTTTTTCCGCAGCGAACTGAAATGGAAAGTCATTATAGCCGCACTTCTGTTTGCCGCGATCTGGGGTGTTTTTCACAATGAATCGCCGCTTGCGCAGAAGGGGCAAACCATCGTCAAAAACGCTTTAACGGATGAAATGGACTTTACGGCTGTTGCGACCTGGTACAAGGAGACTTTTGCCGGCGCGCCGTCTTTTATCCCGATTTTCAACCATAATACGAAAGAAGCCGAATCCGCTAACGGTTCAGTGGAATTGCCTGTTGTGTCTCCGCTTCCCAGCGGCGCTATCGTCCGCACCTTTGCCGAGCTCTTGAACGGAGTTGAGCTGGCTGGCACGTCCAAGGAAGAGGTATCGGCCATCGAGACGGGCAGAGTCCTGGTTGTATCGGAGGCAGAGAACGGCAGCGGCTTTACGGTTGTGATTGAGCATGCGAACGGCCGTGATTCCGTGTATGGCAAGCTGGGGGCTGCGAACGTTAAACAAAATGATTGGGTGGAAGCGGGCGACGGAATCGGGACATTGAAAGAAACCGCAAGCGAGGAGCCAAGTCTTCTTTATTTTGCTATACGTCAAAATAACCAATACGTCGATCCCGTGGGCGTGATTCCGATTGATTAA
- the minD gene encoding septum site-determining protein MinD, translated as MGEAIVVTSGKGGVGKTTTSANLGTALALLGKKVCMVDTDIGLRNLDVVMGLENRIIYDLIDVAEGRCRLNQALIKDKRFEELYMLPAAQTKDKQDVSPEQVRDMVLELKKDFDYVIIDCPAGIEHGFRNAIAGADRAIVVTTPENAAVRDADRVIGLLEKEQIPSKIIINRIRQNMVKNGEMLDIDEICQVLAVDLLGIVPDDEKVIKAANSGEPTVMDPSSRAAIAYRNIARRILGDMVPLMLLDEKAGAFKRFRKFLGIG; from the coding sequence ATGGGAGAGGCGATTGTTGTAACATCAGGCAAAGGTGGAGTCGGTAAAACGACGACCTCGGCTAATTTAGGTACGGCACTTGCTTTGCTTGGCAAAAAGGTTTGTATGGTCGATACCGACATCGGATTGCGTAATTTGGATGTTGTAATGGGACTTGAGAATCGAATTATTTATGACCTGATAGATGTAGCTGAAGGACGCTGCCGGCTTAATCAGGCTTTGATTAAAGACAAGCGCTTTGAAGAACTGTATATGCTGCCTGCTGCCCAAACAAAGGATAAACAGGACGTATCGCCGGAGCAAGTCCGGGATATGGTGCTCGAGCTTAAGAAGGATTTCGATTACGTAATCATTGATTGTCCGGCAGGCATAGAGCATGGCTTCCGTAACGCGATTGCAGGCGCGGATCGTGCGATCGTTGTAACAACGCCGGAGAATGCAGCGGTCCGCGATGCTGACCGTGTTATCGGATTGCTCGAGAAAGAGCAGATTCCGTCCAAAATTATTATTAACCGGATTCGCCAGAACATGGTGAAGAACGGCGAAATGCTAGATATTGACGAAATTTGCCAGGTGCTTGCCGTTGATTTGCTTGGTATTGTCCCTGATGACGAGAAGGTCATCAAGGCTGCCAATTCCGGAGAACCAACGGTAATGGATCCCTCTTCGCGGGCTGCTATTGCTTACCGCAATATTGCGCGCCGGATCCTGGGCGATATGGTTCCGCTAATGCTGCTCGATGAGAAGGCCGGTGCCTTCAAACGTTTCCGCAAGTTTCTTGGAATAGGATGA
- a CDS encoding rod shape-determining protein: MFGGFSKDLGIDLGTANTLVFVKGKGIVVREPSVVALRTDTKTIEAVGEQAKKMIGRTPGNIRAVRPMKDGVIADFETTATMIKYFIRSAQKQKSLFPKHPNVMVCVPSGITAVEKRAVEDAAKQAGAREAYTIEEPFAAAIGADLPVWEPTGSMVVDIGGGTTEVAVISLGGIVTSRSIRVAGDEMDEAIIQYIKRFYNLMIGERTAEQLKMEIGTALPFDISESIEIRGRDLVTGLPKTLPITSEEVTEALMDTVNSIVDAVKITLEKCPPELSADIMDRGIVLTGGGALLRNLDKLLARETGMPVIVADNPLDCVAIGTGRSLDHIHLFKKGGSSRSKR, translated from the coding sequence ATGTTTGGTGGTTTTTCGAAAGATTTGGGAATTGATTTGGGTACTGCAAACACGCTCGTATTTGTAAAAGGAAAAGGTATTGTTGTAAGAGAGCCGTCTGTTGTAGCTCTGCGTACTGACACAAAAACGATTGAAGCGGTTGGTGAACAAGCGAAAAAGATGATCGGCAGAACACCGGGCAACATTCGTGCTGTTCGTCCGATGAAAGATGGCGTTATCGCCGATTTCGAAACAACCGCAACAATGATTAAATATTTTATCCGTTCCGCGCAAAAACAAAAATCGCTGTTTCCTAAGCATCCTAACGTTATGGTTTGCGTACCGTCCGGTATTACTGCGGTAGAAAAACGCGCTGTTGAAGATGCGGCCAAGCAAGCGGGCGCTCGCGAAGCGTATACGATCGAAGAACCGTTTGCAGCTGCGATCGGTGCTGATCTTCCTGTTTGGGAGCCAACAGGCAGCATGGTTGTTGATATCGGCGGCGGCACAACGGAAGTTGCCGTTATTTCGCTTGGCGGTATCGTTACAAGCCGTTCGATCCGCGTAGCGGGCGACGAGATGGATGAAGCGATTATCCAATATATCAAACGTTTCTATAATCTTATGATTGGCGAAAGAACAGCCGAGCAGTTGAAGATGGAGATTGGCACGGCGCTTCCTTTCGATATTTCAGAATCGATCGAAATCCGCGGCCGCGACCTCGTAACGGGCCTGCCTAAGACGCTGCCTATTACATCGGAAGAAGTTACGGAAGCGCTGATGGACACGGTGAATTCAATTGTAGACGCAGTAAAAATTACGCTGGAAAAATGCCCGCCTGAATTGTCTGCCGACATTATGGACCGCGGTATTGTACTTACTGGCGGCGGAGCGTTGCTTCGCAACCTGGACAAGCTGCTGGCACGCGAGACAGGAATGCCTGTCATTGTAGCGGATAATCCGCTTGATTGCGTAGCTATTGGTACAGGCCGTTCGCTTGACCACATTCACTTGTTCAAAAAAGGCGGATCTTCCCGCTCGAAACGATAA
- the mreC gene encoding rod shape-determining protein MreC, translated as MLMIGLILFIAVIGFSLSDRKELTWPEKFLGDSVGFAQQWFYKPAGLVAGFFEDIRELKTLHEENEQLKLTAAAYARDKINYNFVQKENERLQEELHFTERQKNMYKYNYLIAQVIAIDNDPYNHTMVINLGSKNGIKPNMAVTTIDGLVGLVSNVRPYTATVTPLTELDDTSPTSNAIAATVLGRENESFGIVGSYDKETDRLIMTKIAENDKMIVDDTVITSGLGNVYPRGLVIGTVETRQVGDFGLTHTATIKMAAKFDHLTEVFVVQPTESGDE; from the coding sequence ATGCTTATGATCGGATTAATCCTGTTCATTGCGGTTATCGGTTTCTCACTAAGCGACCGCAAGGAGCTGACTTGGCCCGAGAAGTTTCTCGGCGATTCTGTTGGATTCGCGCAGCAATGGTTCTACAAGCCCGCTGGATTAGTAGCGGGCTTCTTTGAGGACATTCGCGAACTCAAGACGCTGCATGAGGAGAATGAACAGCTGAAGCTGACGGCTGCTGCTTATGCGCGGGACAAGATTAATTACAATTTTGTCCAGAAGGAGAACGAGCGGCTGCAGGAAGAGCTTCACTTTACGGAACGTCAGAAGAATATGTACAAATATAATTATTTGATTGCTCAAGTTATTGCAATTGATAACGATCCTTACAATCATACGATGGTTATTAACCTAGGTTCAAAGAACGGAATCAAGCCTAATATGGCAGTAACGACAATTGACGGACTTGTTGGACTTGTCAGCAATGTTCGTCCGTACACGGCAACGGTAACTCCGCTTACGGAACTCGATGACACCTCGCCGACGTCGAACGCCATTGCGGCAACGGTTCTCGGCAGGGAGAACGAGTCGTTTGGTATTGTCGGCAGCTATGACAAGGAAACGGATCGCCTCATTATGACCAAAATTGCCGAAAACGACAAAATGATTGTTGACGATACGGTTATTACATCCGGACTTGGCAATGTCTACCCTCGGGGTCTCGTGATCGGTACGGTGGAAACAAGGCAGGTCGGCGATTTTGGCCTTACCCATACCGCTACGATTAAAATGGCAGCCAAATTCGATCATCTGACCGAAGTGTTCGTCGTTCAGCCGACCGAATCGGGAGATGAATAA
- a CDS encoding M50 family metallopeptidase, whose product MIKWKGIRWSVHPLFVLVMIGSVVTGYFAELFTLFLIVLVHEIGHVVVARAFDLTVREVKLLPFGGVAEIEDAGSIPAKQDSLIAIAGPLQNVWMGLAAWGCGQLGWWDPEWAAYVWQANLMIGLFNLLPIYPLDGGKLMQAAFSYGFNYYSMMKWTSWISISLSMLMIGYALSNAFRPDAGIQLNLLVVGLFLLMTNWTYYRNMPYLFVRFLMHRDRVAVRAISRGTLARPIIVNLKQPIIGVVRLLWREQYHLFYLMELEGRVVKVVPEKEIVDRYLTEPDPNRAVIELFR is encoded by the coding sequence TTGATTAAATGGAAGGGGATCCGCTGGTCCGTTCATCCGCTGTTTGTGCTTGTCATGATTGGTTCTGTTGTGACCGGTTATTTCGCCGAGCTCTTCACTTTATTTCTGATCGTGCTAGTCCATGAGATTGGACATGTCGTGGTTGCAAGAGCCTTTGATTTGACGGTGCGGGAAGTGAAGCTGCTTCCCTTTGGAGGCGTTGCGGAGATTGAAGATGCAGGCAGCATTCCGGCCAAGCAGGATTCGTTAATCGCCATCGCGGGTCCTCTTCAAAATGTATGGATGGGACTAGCCGCTTGGGGTTGCGGCCAGTTGGGCTGGTGGGATCCGGAATGGGCAGCTTATGTGTGGCAGGCAAATCTTATGATTGGCTTATTTAACCTGCTGCCTATTTATCCGCTGGACGGAGGCAAGCTGATGCAAGCTGCCTTCAGCTATGGCTTCAATTACTATTCCATGATGAAGTGGACCTCCTGGATCAGCATTAGCCTTAGCATGTTGATGATAGGCTATGCGTTGTCTAACGCATTCCGACCGGATGCCGGCATTCAGCTTAATCTGCTTGTAGTTGGCTTGTTCCTTCTGATGACGAATTGGACGTACTACCGCAACATGCCGTATTTGTTTGTCCGCTTCCTTATGCACCGCGACCGGGTTGCCGTCCGTGCCATCTCCCGCGGCACGCTGGCTCGTCCAATAATTGTAAATTTGAAGCAACCAATTATTGGTGTTGTTCGTCTATTATGGCGTGAACAGTACCATCTCTTTTATTTGATGGAGCTGGAAGGCCGAGTCGTCAAGGTTGTTCCCGAGAAAGAAATCGTTGACCGCTATTTGACCGAGCCGGATCCGAACCGGGCTGTTATCGAACTTTTTCGATAG
- the mreD gene encoding rod shape-determining protein MreD, whose protein sequence is MGDKGINRLILVMLLLFIVEGAIMPWLIPIELTGRIVPHFMFVFVVFSALYSGRHRALFFGISFGFLQDIIYFGHLMGVNAFSMGLIGYYTGVLLERRRSTLLTALSVVGLGSILYDTIVYFVNMVFRITKETYAWALMDHILPSLFLQLVFALAVYVPARRLFESHLKLNPDSDEE, encoded by the coding sequence ATGGGCGATAAAGGCATCAACCGGCTTATTCTTGTCATGCTGCTCTTGTTTATCGTAGAGGGCGCCATAATGCCTTGGCTTATTCCGATTGAGCTGACGGGAAGAATCGTACCTCATTTTATGTTCGTTTTTGTTGTTTTTTCTGCCTTATACAGCGGGCGGCACCGGGCTTTATTTTTCGGAATAAGCTTTGGATTTCTGCAGGATATCATCTACTTCGGACATTTAATGGGTGTTAACGCCTTTTCCATGGGACTTATCGGATACTACACCGGCGTACTGCTGGAGCGCCGGCGCAGCACGCTGCTCACGGCGTTGTCCGTGGTCGGCCTCGGCTCTATTTTATACGACACGATTGTGTATTTCGTAAATATGGTTTTCCGGATTACGAAAGAAACGTATGCCTGGGCGCTAATGGATCATATTTTGCCAAGCCTGTTCCTTCAACTGGTCTTTGCGCTGGCGGTTTACGTACCGGCAAGGCGTCTTTTCGAAAGCCATTTGAAGCTGAATCCGGATTCGGATGAAGAATAA
- a CDS encoding FtsW/RodA/SpoVE family cell cycle protein codes for MLNKLKKIDWGIVAILVCLMGISTILVRSATHNNPLYHNYDLKTVVFYIAGFLVAIMATVFDYRILLKSWYVLYGIGVALLIAVFFFGANINGASGWFKLPGGFLFQPAEIMKIIIIIGIAYIMGRRQGDRLTFIEDLLPIAAFAFLPFLLVMIQPDLGNAIIYIVIVLGMLWIGNVKYTHVLVGLTAVVAAVVLSISLFSMFNTEIETYLKDHHKEHWYKRINTFLDPSQASSDDKHQSENAKIAIGSGGLSGDGYLQGDMINGKFIPYPYSDSIFVVIGEEFGFQGSAILLLLYFLLIYRMILIAFRCYDNRAAFIVIGIASMYVFQIFQNIGMMIGLMPITGITLPFISYGGTSLLLNMLCVGILFSINAHQEKYELAE; via the coding sequence GTGCTAAACAAGCTGAAAAAGATAGACTGGGGCATCGTAGCCATTCTGGTCTGCCTGATGGGCATTAGTACCATTTTGGTTAGAAGCGCTACGCATAACAACCCGCTTTATCACAACTATGATCTGAAAACAGTCGTCTTTTATATAGCCGGTTTTTTAGTAGCTATAATGGCTACCGTATTTGATTATCGCATCTTACTGAAAAGCTGGTACGTTTTATACGGTATCGGAGTGGCGCTGCTTATAGCGGTCTTCTTCTTTGGGGCAAACATTAACGGCGCGTCCGGTTGGTTCAAACTGCCGGGCGGCTTCTTGTTTCAGCCTGCCGAGATTATGAAGATCATTATTATTATCGGTATTGCTTATATTATGGGCCGTCGGCAGGGAGATCGGTTAACCTTTATCGAGGACTTGCTACCGATTGCGGCCTTTGCATTTCTGCCGTTCCTACTCGTCATGATTCAGCCTGACCTTGGCAACGCGATTATTTACATTGTTATCGTCTTGGGAATGCTCTGGATCGGCAACGTCAAGTATACCCATGTGCTTGTTGGATTGACCGCGGTTGTTGCGGCGGTCGTATTGTCTATCTCCTTGTTTTCCATGTTTAACACCGAGATTGAGACTTACCTGAAGGACCATCATAAGGAACACTGGTACAAACGGATCAATACGTTCCTGGACCCTAGCCAGGCATCATCCGATGACAAGCATCAGTCGGAAAATGCCAAGATAGCGATCGGTTCCGGCGGCCTCAGCGGCGACGGCTATTTGCAGGGCGACATGATTAACGGGAAGTTCATTCCCTATCCTTATTCCGATTCGATCTTTGTCGTAATCGGGGAGGAGTTTGGCTTCCAGGGCTCGGCGATCCTGCTGCTGCTGTACTTCCTATTGATATACAGGATGATACTTATCGCCTTCCGATGTTATGATAATCGGGCTGCGTTTATCGTTATCGGGATCGCCTCCATGTACGTCTTTCAGATATTTCAAAATATCGGCATGATGATCGGGCTTATGCCGATCACGGGGATTACGCTGCCTTTCATCAGCTACGGCGGTACCTCGCTCCTGCTCAACATGCTGTGTGTCGGTATTTTGTTTAGTATTAACGCCCACCAAGAGAAGTACGAGCTGGCCGAATAG
- a CDS encoding septum site-determining protein MinC, with product MTEKQHIMIKGVKEGLVFLLDDKCEFAVLLDELQYKLEKTHQQLLTGPLVHVHVKLGARQLGEDDKERIKSVIRSQGNLMVQSIESSSAGQDGANTAPAGPHVITGIVRSGQTIEHDGDLLLAGDVNPGGTILCSGDIYVMGALRGVAHAGVNGRPDVIIAASLMRPTQLRIADVISRPPEEWMSGDAAMEFAYLYEGNMQIDKMTQLFRLRNNPIKV from the coding sequence GTGACCGAGAAGCAGCATATTATGATTAAAGGTGTCAAGGAAGGTCTCGTGTTCCTTCTCGACGATAAGTGCGAATTCGCAGTTTTGCTTGACGAGCTGCAGTATAAGTTGGAGAAAACGCATCAGCAGCTGCTGACCGGCCCGCTCGTTCACGTGCATGTGAAACTTGGGGCAAGGCAGCTTGGCGAGGATGATAAGGAACGGATCAAATCGGTCATTCGCTCGCAGGGCAATTTAATGGTCCAGTCGATTGAATCGTCCTCTGCGGGGCAGGATGGAGCGAATACGGCTCCCGCCGGCCCTCATGTTATAACGGGAATTGTCCGTTCCGGCCAAACAATTGAGCATGACGGTGACCTGCTGCTAGCCGGGGATGTCAATCCGGGCGGTACAATCCTGTGCAGCGGAGATATATACGTAATGGGCGCACTGAGAGGTGTCGCCCATGCAGGCGTAAACGGCCGGCCGGATGTCATTATCGCCGCTTCGCTTATGCGTCCAACCCAGCTTCGAATTGCCGATGTCATCAGCCGTCCTCCGGAGGAATGGATGTCCGGGGATGCAGCCATGGAATTCGCTTATTTGTATGAGGGAAACATGCAGATTGACAAAATGACGCAATTATTCCGTTTACGCAATAATCCGATTAAGGTATAA
- a CDS encoding SPOR domain-containing protein — protein MNKNNRITYRFDRTGQSVEDNGRKEISAKPQQAPEREQGKPSNIVPLYAKSEYETAESPFSPWMSPFQEDVGALEDLIRDTEPQPAPATEKKPAAAPAVLPVTKPMLVQDPADLDSQLETGPSAKQRQRPAQWHPRQKLQPSAVLPESIPQSESKSVQPELHAMPMQTESGPWGELQHYPELDVDLNLNNNGQKANRWSGPVHNYSAPPSWIKVFLSVAGALATGALFGYLLLSLFTNTPDQSDSNNKLANPVNGSVTNPSASPNGDKTNTNSGKSSPSTNLTAGRVKLDIPLQSYQLLQYGVFSNTEGRDAAIKELTDKGLAAAGLQTANDYRVYAGMAIDRARALALSNDLGEDVPVYIKQIDVQVPEQFPFAGDAKAATAFMNNMIGLISMLDELALTQLEQPSLSPLSSAAAESWQAEYQKWTESVKAMQAGVTDESGKAFLIKLIQSMNTAAKSLEEYDKKPSQSHLWAVQDALMDAVGTQKQWYESINAL, from the coding sequence ATGAACAAGAATAACAGGATCACTTACCGATTTGACCGCACCGGCCAGAGTGTTGAAGATAACGGCCGCAAGGAAATTAGCGCTAAGCCTCAGCAAGCCCCGGAACGGGAACAGGGCAAGCCTTCGAATATTGTACCTCTCTATGCCAAATCCGAGTATGAGACTGCGGAAAGCCCTTTTAGTCCCTGGATGAGTCCGTTCCAGGAGGATGTCGGCGCGCTTGAGGATCTGATTCGCGATACGGAACCACAGCCAGCTCCGGCAACGGAGAAGAAGCCGGCAGCAGCTCCCGCCGTTCTACCGGTAACAAAGCCAATGCTTGTTCAAGATCCGGCTGATCTTGATTCTCAACTAGAGACCGGACCATCGGCCAAGCAGAGGCAGCGTCCCGCGCAGTGGCATCCCCGCCAAAAGTTACAACCCTCTGCGGTATTGCCGGAGTCAATCCCGCAGTCTGAATCAAAGTCTGTTCAGCCGGAGCTGCATGCCATGCCTATGCAAACGGAGTCCGGTCCTTGGGGCGAGCTGCAGCATTATCCGGAGCTGGACGTGGACTTGAACCTGAATAACAATGGACAGAAGGCAAACCGCTGGTCCGGTCCGGTTCATAATTATTCCGCGCCTCCATCCTGGATCAAAGTGTTTCTATCGGTAGCTGGAGCCTTGGCAACGGGTGCGTTGTTCGGCTATTTGCTGCTATCCCTGTTTACAAATACGCCGGATCAGTCCGATTCCAATAATAAGTTGGCCAATCCCGTTAACGGATCCGTAACCAATCCAAGCGCGTCGCCAAACGGGGATAAAACGAATACAAATAGCGGCAAGTCCAGTCCGTCGACTAATCTGACAGCCGGCCGCGTGAAGCTGGACATACCGCTTCAATCGTATCAGCTGCTCCAATACGGGGTATTCAGCAACACGGAAGGCAGGGATGCTGCCATTAAGGAACTGACGGATAAAGGGCTGGCTGCAGCAGGGCTGCAAACGGCTAACGACTACCGGGTATATGCCGGAATGGCCATAGATCGGGCACGCGCGCTTGCCCTCAGCAATGATCTTGGCGAAGATGTTCCCGTCTATATCAAGCAGATCGACGTTCAAGTGCCCGAGCAGTTCCCGTTTGCAGGAGATGCGAAAGCGGCAACGGCGTTTATGAACAACATGATCGGCTTGATCAGCATGCTGGATGAACTGGCATTAACGCAGCTGGAGCAGCCAAGCTTGTCGCCGCTGAGCTCAGCCGCTGCCGAATCCTGGCAGGCAGAATATCAGAAGTGGACGGAAAGCGTCAAAGCGATGCAGGCAGGCGTAACGGACGAGTCCGGAAAAGCATTTCTCATAAAATTAATTCAATCTATGAATACTGCGGCTAAGTCGCTAGAGGAATACGATAAAAAGCCGTCGCAATCGCATTTGTGGGCTGTCCAAGACGCGCTTATGGACGCGGTTGGCACGCAAAAACAGTGGTATGAATCGATCAACGCATTGTAA